The Coffea arabica cultivar ET-39 chromosome 1e, Coffea Arabica ET-39 HiFi, whole genome shotgun sequence genome has a window encoding:
- the LOC113703842 gene encoding molybdopterin synthase catalytic subunit, whose amino-acid sequence MAAEDRNLIEILEENHPIDISKYISFVHSPQCGAIATFAGTTRDNFDGKTVLELRYEAYATMAVRCIKSICSAARSKWNVHSIAAAHRLGTVPVGETSVFVAISSAHRADALDACKFLIDEIKASVPIWKKEVYTNGEVWKENSEFLQRLELGKDEKAKNRVYRSGKLEVEEHEKRGCCGEKVKVNDEAADSCRNEEGSEQTEPFPSLSKVQKD is encoded by the coding sequence ATGGCTGCTGAAGATAGAAACCTCATTGAAATTCTGGAAGAGAATCATCCTATTGATATCAGCAAATACATTAGTTTTGTTCATTCACCACAATGTGGTGCAATAGCAACTTTTGCTGGCACAACACGTGACAACTTTGATGGCAAGACTGTCTTGGAACTTAGATATGAAGCATATGCCACCATGGCAGTACGCTGCATTAAATCAATTTGTTCAGCTGCCCGATCAAAATGGAATGTCCATTCAATTGCAGCTGCTCATCGCTTGGGTACTGTCCCAGTAGGGGAAACCAGCGTTTTTGTTGCAATCTCCTCTGCTCATCGTGCAGATGCACTGGATGCTTGTAAATTTCTGATTGATGAAATCAAAGCATCTGTTCCAATATGGAAGAAGGAAGTTTATACTAATGGAGAGGTCTGGAAGGAAAACTCGGAGTTTTTGCAGAGGTTGGAACTTGGTAAGGATGAGAAAGCCAAGAACAGAGTGTACCGCAGTGGAAAACTCGAAGTGGAGGAGCATGAGAAACGGGGATGTTGCGGGGAAAAGGTGAAGGTAAATGATGAAGCAGCAGATTCTTGTCGCAATGAAGAAGGGTCTGAACAGACAGAACCTTTCCCTAGTCTATCCAAGGTTCAGAAAGATTGA